A single genomic interval of Euzebyales bacterium harbors:
- a CDS encoding PPOX class F420-dependent oxidoreductase, translated as MHMMDHDERRAFLLHGTRTAHLATIRENGEPHVAPVWFTLDGDDVVFMTGADTVKGRNLRRTHRAAISVDDPAPPYSFVHISGTAQMFDCGDDMDAAFPHAWTISARYMGEELAEQYARRNAVAGEMLVRLTPDRIFAQAELAD; from the coding sequence ATGCACATGATGGACCACGACGAGCGACGCGCGTTCCTGCTGCACGGCACCCGCACCGCGCACCTGGCGACCATCCGCGAGAACGGCGAGCCACACGTGGCGCCCGTGTGGTTCACGCTCGACGGCGACGACGTCGTGTTCATGACCGGCGCCGACACCGTCAAGGGACGCAACCTGCGCCGCACCCACCGCGCCGCGATCTCAGTCGACGATCCCGCACCGCCGTACTCGTTCGTGCACATCTCCGGCACAGCGCAGATGTTCGACTGCGGCGACGACATGGATGCGGCGTTTCCGCACGCATGGACGATCTCCGCCCGCTACATGGGTGAGGAGCTGGCCGAGCAGTACGCCCGACGCAACGCCGTGGCGGGCGAGATGCTGGTCCGACTGACACCGGACCGCATCTTCGCGCAGGCCGAGCTCGCGGACTGA